A single Brassica rapa cultivar Chiifu-401-42 chromosome A04, CAAS_Brap_v3.01, whole genome shotgun sequence DNA region contains:
- the LOC103872139 gene encoding cytochrome b-c1 complex subunit 9 — translation MANQKGALEGFYRLIMRRNSVYVSFIIAGAFFGERAVDYGVHKLWESKNIGKRYEDISVLGQRPVEE, via the exons ATGGCAAACCAGAAAGGCGCTCTCGAGGGATTCTACAGACTCATCATGCGCCGTAACTCCGTCTACGTCTCCTTCATCATCGCCGGCGCTTTCTTCGGCGAAAGG GCTGTGGATTACGGTGTTCATAAGCTCTGGGAAAGCAAGAATATTGGG AAACGGTATGAAGACATATCTGTGTTGGGTCAAAGGCCAGTTGAAGAATGA
- the LOC103872138 gene encoding F-box/FBD/LRR-repeat protein At3g52680-like, with protein MAEEMNIGQLDENLILKILSLVPIKTVVSTSVLSKEWQSRWKSVPKLKFNSEDYQSEHQTFSETVYKYLLSYEAEVLDSFHLSFGSDKADAVDVVHWIKTAFALHLRTLVLEFLIYPYEVDEFIFTSSLCTCDTLVTLKLGSLILVDIPAPGSMKSLKTLHLIHAFYTNDDSICNLLSGCPRLEELVVERSCEYSVKFFTIKVPSLQILKIYDDNDEDEFVGYVIDTPSLKYLEIGYLGCPQFSLNAPGLVAAYIGSVSNVISESLVSVRRLVLNVSTSMTIYPPTGCIFYQLVYLQIYTHEPGWYDLLTWMLEHSPKLQVLKLVGKYWINPDYHVLGWEWNKPKSVPECLLSHLETFVWRRYDWKGEKEEEVATYLLKNARGLKNATFSTGPIEPGQLDKLKQRCRTRKKLDGVLKASNTCHLVFKFE; from the exons ATGGCTGAAGAGATGAATATCGGTCAGCTGGATGAAAATTTGATTCTGAAAATCCTTTCTTTAGTTCCAATAAAAACTGTCGTGTCAACGAGTGTCTTGTCTAAAGAATGGCAGTCTCGTTGGAAGTCGGTGCCAAAACTGAAGTTTAATTCTGAGGACTACCAGAGTGAACACCAAACATTTTCAGAGACTGTGTACAAGTATCTCCTTTCATATGAAGCTGAGGTTCTAGATAGTTTTCATCTCAGCTTTGGATCAGATAAAGCTGATGCAGTAGATGTTGTACATTGGATTAAAACAGCGTTTGCTCTACATTTGCGTACATTGGTACTCGAATTTCTCATCTATCCATACGAGGTCGACGAGTTCATATTTACGAGTAGCTTGTGTACTTGTGATACACTAGTGACTTTGAAACTCGGAAGTCTGATTCTTGTAGATATCCCTGCACCGGGTTCGATGAAGTCTCTTAAAACGCTGCATCTTATTCATGCGTTCTACACAAACGATGATTCTATCTGTAACCTTTTATCTGGCTGTCCTAGACTTGAAGAACTCGTTGTGGAACGATCTTGTGAATACAGTGTGAAATTTTTCACTATCAAAGTCCCTTCTTTGcagatattaaaaatttatgatgaCAATGATGAGGACGAGTTCGTTGGATATGTGATAGATACTCCTTCTTTGAAATACTTAGAGATTGGATACTTAGGATGTCCACAGTTTTCTCTGAATGCACCGGGCCTGGTGGCGGCATATATTGGTAGCGTTTCTAATGTAATCAGTGAATCTCTCGTTTCAGTCAGACGTCTTGTCTTGAATGTATCAACTTCGATG ACTATATATCCTCCTACTGGATGTATCTTCTATCAACTGGTGTATCTACAGATATATACGCATGAACCAGGCTGGTATGATCTACTTACGTGGATGCTCGAACATTCACCGAAACTACAAGTTCTGAAGCTCGTTGGT AAATATTGGATTAATCCTGACTATCATGTTCTCGGCTGGGAATGGAATAAGCCAAAGTCTGTCCCTGAATGTTTGTTGTCACATCTAGAGACATTTGTGTGGAGAAGATACGATTGGAAAggagaaaaggaagaagaagtggcTACATATCTTCTAAAGAATGCAAGAGGGTTGAAGAATGCGACTTTCTCTACAGGTCCCATTGAACCGGGCCAGCTTGACAAGTTGAAACAGAGATGTAGGACGCGCAAAAAATTGGATGGTGTGCTGAAGGCTTCTAATACATGCCACCTTGTGTTCAAGTTTGAATGA